A region from the Clostridia bacterium genome encodes:
- a CDS encoding alpha-L-fucosidase, producing the protein MKENNLAFQKILDDRFGMFVHFGIYSAMAGSYNGRKCEWLGEWIQQRLEIPIAEYEAFGRKYFCPAPDFAKNLVASAKKAGIKYIVLTSKHHDGFCLFKSEYTDYSTYGFFGRDICKELSDECKKQGMGLGFYYSHTLDWYEKDAGGNMESSTKIPQKNRNYWDYPDDNIKLEKYLYEKCFPQVKELLTNYGDLKIIWFDYPHDILKEQSQELRALVKSLQPDCQINSRIAHNCNDYESLGDNALPVAPVGVNMECLITLNDTWGYKAQDNNWKTPDDVCGILCRTLGSNASLLLNVGPKGDGSLTRETEDILKKMGEWTARNSEAVYGGIKGNPFPNIFSWGQIGYKDKNMYLYIRDKSQKEIKINIGAGNEVEKVSVIGLEEEVRYSFVDGVLTITQTETELMMPVYKIEFKNQPDISKEIVQHGGKLFLGVLWASKVEKGNENGESTKLFYEKGPFIDDYGKHGLCVGKDCQASFWLDSNEVMCWDAYFTEAGEYEASLTHAYTFNQVEQKEEYCDYTLTVDGTSQSVNMKEEKRRFYLSKTTDVNTRIVRDAGVFKIDKPGKYRILLSKPEPGDDMRIENVEFDKIK; encoded by the coding sequence ATGAAAGAGAACAATTTGGCTTTTCAGAAAATACTGGATGACAGATTCGGGATGTTTGTGCATTTCGGAATTTACAGTGCAATGGCAGGCTCTTACAACGGCAGAAAATGTGAATGGCTCGGCGAATGGATTCAGCAGAGACTTGAAATTCCCATTGCAGAGTATGAAGCCTTTGGAAGAAAGTATTTTTGTCCTGCTCCGGATTTTGCAAAGAATCTTGTTGCAAGTGCGAAAAAGGCCGGCATTAAATACATCGTTTTAACCAGTAAGCATCACGACGGGTTTTGCTTGTTCAAAAGCGAGTATACCGATTATTCTACTTACGGATTCTTTGGCAGAGATATTTGTAAAGAACTTTCGGATGAATGCAAAAAACAAGGCATGGGACTTGGCTTTTATTATTCGCATACTCTTGATTGGTATGAAAAGGATGCGGGTGGAAATATGGAATCTTCAACCAAAATACCGCAAAAAAACAGAAATTACTGGGATTATCCGGATGATAATATCAAGCTTGAAAAGTATCTTTACGAAAAATGTTTTCCGCAGGTGAAAGAGCTTCTTACGAATTATGGGGATTTGAAGATAATATGGTTTGACTATCCGCACGATATTTTAAAGGAACAGTCGCAGGAATTGCGTGCGTTGGTAAAAAGCCTGCAGCCCGATTGTCAGATTAACTCAAGAATTGCACACAACTGTAATGATTATGAATCCCTCGGGGACAACGCGCTTCCCGTAGCGCCGGTTGGTGTGAATATGGAATGTCTGATTACCCTTAATGACACCTGGGGATATAAGGCACAGGATAACAATTGGAAAACACCGGACGACGTTTGCGGAATTCTTTGCAGAACGTTAGGCAGTAACGCTTCGCTTCTTCTGAATGTAGGGCCTAAAGGCGACGGAAGTCTTACGCGGGAAACCGAAGACATATTGAAAAAAATGGGAGAGTGGACCGCAAGAAACAGCGAAGCGGTATATGGCGGAATAAAAGGCAATCCTTTCCCGAATATATTTTCCTGGGGACAAATTGGGTATAAAGATAAAAATATGTATCTTTATATAAGAGACAAATCACAAAAAGAAATTAAAATAAATATAGGTGCAGGTAACGAGGTTGAAAAGGTATCTGTTATAGGTTTGGAGGAAGAGGTTCGGTACAGCTTTGTTGACGGTGTGCTTACCATAACGCAGACAGAGACCGAATTGATGATGCCGGTATATAAAATTGAATTCAAAAACCAACCCGATATTTCCAAAGAAATTGTGCAACACGGAGGTAAGCTTTTCCTTGGGGTTTTATGGGCAAGCAAAGTGGAAAAGGGCAATGAGAACGGTGAAAGCACAAAGCTTTTTTATGAGAAGGGACCCTTTATCGACGATTACGGAAAACACGGCCTGTGTGTGGGCAAAGACTGTCAGGCTTCGTTCTGGCTGGACAGCAACGAGGTTATGTGCTGGGATGCATATTTTACCGAAGCGGGTGAATACGAGGCATCACTTACACACGCCTATACATTTAACCAGGTGGAGCAGAAAGAGGAGTACTGTGACTATACTTTAACGGTTGACGGTACAAGTCAGTCGGTAAATATGAAAGAAGAAAAGAGACGGTTTTATTTAAGCAAAACCACCGATGTCAATACAAGAATTGTCCGCGATGCAGGCGTATTTAAGATTGACAAACCGGGAAAATACAGAATTTTGCTTTCAAAACCGGAACCCGGTGACGATATGCGCATTGAAAATGTGGAATTTGATAAAATTAAATAA
- a CDS encoding ParA family protein — protein sequence MGKIVAIANQKGGVGKTTTAVNLSACVAALGKKVLVVDIDPQGNTTSGLGVYAEHMEATIYDVLVNGVPAESAVTDVSYFSMQIIGSDISLAGAEIELVGAKRREFLLRDALEEIKDQYDFIFIDSPPSLGLITLNGLAAADAVIVPVQCEYYALEGIAQLTKTVNMVKKALNPELDIEGVVMTMFDGRTNLSIQVVEEVKKYFGQKVYKTLIPRNVRLSEAPSFGEPILVFDRTAAGALAYEKLAKEFIKKNS from the coding sequence ATGGGAAAAATTGTGGCAATCGCAAACCAGAAAGGCGGCGTAGGCAAAACAACTACGGCGGTTAATCTTTCGGCTTGTGTCGCGGCTCTTGGTAAAAAGGTTCTGGTGGTAGATATAGACCCACAGGGAAATACAACAAGCGGGTTGGGTGTATATGCGGAGCATATGGAAGCTACGATATATGATGTTTTGGTAAACGGCGTGCCGGCGGAAAGTGCCGTGACGGATGTTTCTTATTTTTCCATGCAGATTATCGGCTCGGACATCAGTCTTGCAGGCGCGGAAATCGAATTGGTGGGTGCGAAAAGACGCGAGTTCTTGCTTCGGGATGCTCTGGAAGAAATCAAAGATCAGTACGACTTTATTTTTATTGATTCTCCTCCGTCATTGGGATTGATTACTTTAAACGGTCTTGCGGCGGCGGATGCAGTAATCGTGCCGGTGCAATGCGAGTATTACGCGTTGGAAGGCATTGCACAGCTGACCAAAACGGTAAATATGGTCAAAAAAGCATTAAACCCTGAACTGGATATAGAGGGTGTTGTTATGACTATGTTTGACGGCAGAACCAATCTTTCCATTCAGGTGGTGGAAGAGGTTAAGAAATATTTCGGGCAGAAGGTTTACAAAACCTTGATTCCCCGTAATGTTCGTCTTTCGGAAGCGCCGTCCTTCGGAGAGCCGATTCTGGTGTTTGACAGAACGGCAGCAGGCGCGTTGGCGTACGAAAAGCTTGCAAAGGAATTTATTAAGAAAAACAGCTGA
- a CDS encoding copper amine oxidase N-terminal domain-containing protein: MKKRFAFLLVLVLICSVLPVWAQETAPAGLVEIQFCVGDSTLLINGNEVAVETPYVVGDGVTLVPLRVITEAFGAEVGWIEETQTITLKYPGVEIVLQIGNPIAEVNGVAETLLAAPELPNSSTMVPLRFISETFGATVAYDEATERITVTKTATSGETVMEGAINAATIGDSYFDWSMDNPKDFTMDERSFDGTFTAFSYDDDNWFCILYGEKKEDANFEKTFSSVKDSLSDMTLVKADKGTTDDGVQYMHFQAKDKKTFLNTIVYSTETQIIMLDAEFSIENSEIREKGLAYMDSFALKYEGSDIYDLSNVKDGWRTFKSEGLKLSFNVPADMIMLSDEDVDGKYEFGSPDEELVPRISFSVTSKSDGKSAADLALYDFAHNKKYSNEKLFTFSGGVTEASYAGFKAYEYAFTCKSEAHPYMSRDVFFELGEYIYNMRIDLPLDPTAGNEKMNSIFNSIKAEQLNPDEVGILLRNYPTHDEKYEEKTEGYTMQLPTSIKPVSGVYVDSITGLGFMVASEKNATMSKKVLEEKLNLIYKSVKKANQDVISRPNITEVNGRMVGSFVLASEKDGKISYDLYYLTLNNGVHYHFIASVPEDTYAKGTLQVFEDIVSSIETVK; the protein is encoded by the coding sequence ATGAAAAAACGATTCGCTTTCTTGCTGGTACTGGTACTCATCTGCTCCGTGCTTCCCGTATGGGCGCAGGAAACCGCCCCTGCCGGTTTGGTGGAAATCCAGTTCTGTGTAGGCGACAGTACCCTTTTGATTAACGGCAATGAGGTCGCTGTGGAAACCCCTTATGTCGTAGGTGACGGTGTAACCTTAGTCCCGCTTCGTGTAATTACCGAAGCCTTTGGTGCAGAGGTTGGCTGGATTGAGGAGACGCAAACCATTACACTTAAATACCCCGGTGTAGAAATTGTTTTGCAAATCGGCAATCCCATTGCAGAAGTAAACGGTGTTGCAGAAACCTTGCTTGCTGCGCCCGAGCTTCCGAACAGCAGTACTATGGTTCCCTTGCGTTTTATTTCCGAAACTTTTGGTGCGACAGTTGCTTATGATGAAGCAACCGAACGTATTACGGTTACCAAAACCGCAACAAGCGGCGAAACAGTCATGGAAGGTGCAATTAATGCCGCCACAATCGGAGACAGTTATTTTGACTGGTCCATGGACAATCCAAAGGATTTTACTATGGACGAACGGTCGTTCGACGGCACCTTTACCGCCTTTTCTTACGATGATGACAATTGGTTTTGTATTCTTTACGGCGAAAAAAAGGAAGATGCAAACTTTGAAAAGACCTTCAGCTCTGTTAAGGACAGTCTTTCAGACATGACCCTGGTAAAGGCTGACAAAGGCACAACCGATGACGGTGTGCAGTACATGCATTTCCAGGCAAAAGACAAAAAGACCTTTTTAAATACCATTGTGTATTCCACCGAAACACAAATCATTATGTTAGATGCCGAATTTTCAATCGAAAATTCAGAAATCCGCGAAAAAGGTCTGGCATACATGGACAGCTTTGCGTTAAAATATGAAGGCTCTGATATTTATGACCTTTCCAACGTCAAAGATGGCTGGCGCACCTTTAAATCTGAAGGCTTAAAGCTTTCTTTCAATGTTCCTGCCGACATGATTATGCTTTCGGATGAAGATGTGGACGGCAAATATGAATTCGGATCTCCCGATGAAGAGCTCGTTCCTCGTATTTCCTTTAGCGTAACCTCAAAATCAGACGGAAAGAGTGCAGCCGATCTTGCCCTTTACGATTTTGCACACAACAAAAAATATTCCAACGAAAAACTCTTTACATTCTCCGGTGGCGTAACCGAAGCTTCCTATGCCGGATTTAAAGCTTATGAATATGCTTTCACCTGCAAATCCGAGGCGCATCCGTATATGAGTCGGGATGTGTTCTTTGAGCTTGGCGAATACATTTACAACATGCGCATTGACTTGCCTTTAGATCCTACCGCAGGCAACGAAAAAATGAATTCTATTTTCAACAGCATAAAAGCAGAACAATTGAATCCCGATGAAGTCGGTATTCTGTTGCGCAACTACCCGACCCACGACGAAAAATACGAAGAGAAAACCGAAGGGTACACCATGCAGCTGCCCACAAGCATAAAACCCGTATCGGGTGTTTATGTTGATTCTATCACCGGACTCGGTTTTATGGTTGCTTCAGAAAAAAATGCAACCATGTCCAAAAAAGTACTGGAAGAGAAACTAAATCTTATATACAAATCTGTAAAAAAAGCAAATCAAGATGTGATTTCCAGACCAAACATCACAGAGGTCAACGGCAGAATGGTCGGTTCATTTGTTCTGGCATCGGAAAAAGACGGAAAAATCTCCTATGACCTGTATTATCTGACCCTTAACAACGGTGTACATTATCATTTTATTGCCTCCGTTCCGGAAGATACCTACGCAAAAGGTACCCTTCAAGTTTTTGAGGATATTGTATCTTCTATCGAAACAGTCAAATAA
- a CDS encoding trypsin-like peptidase domain-containing protein, producing the protein MKKGFCLVLCALLLLGSINIYAAENIRVYVNGVRFNGDIILQNDRTFIPLRAVSETLGANVAWDETTNSAFITFTEDDAIAKVVENVSSGVVTIIGIYDDGKVTSQYNTPTVHGSGVIYKSNGYILTNAHVVDKLRNLTVVLNDGTCLPGQVLYSDETADLAVVKIDKIGLKPIPMAKQDTVVSGKTAIAIGTPISLSMRNTVTKGIICGINVSIPGSYYKLTQTDAAINPGNSGGPLLNTKGELVGIVSSKFVHTDIDNVGFAVPIDTVQYALAQFEQNGNIKRPSVAIDLEPSWEAKIGIPTQKGLLVTSDKIPNLLTGDEITAVNGIPVHSITDWNEALKQTYTGNSFWVHIIRNGVESDIEIQG; encoded by the coding sequence ATGAAAAAGGGATTTTGTTTGGTTCTGTGCGCCCTTTTGTTGCTTGGAAGTATAAACATATATGCCGCGGAAAACATTCGCGTTTATGTCAACGGAGTGCGTTTCAACGGCGATATCATTTTACAAAATGACCGCACCTTTATTCCGCTCCGGGCAGTCAGCGAGACCCTTGGCGCAAATGTAGCCTGGGATGAAACTACAAATTCCGCGTTCATCACCTTTACCGAAGACGATGCTATTGCAAAAGTCGTGGAAAATGTAAGCAGCGGTGTGGTTACCATTATAGGCATATATGATGACGGTAAAGTGACCTCTCAGTATAACACGCCTACCGTACACGGAAGCGGTGTAATTTACAAAAGCAATGGTTATATTCTGACCAACGCCCATGTAGTAGATAAGCTTCGTAATTTGACGGTTGTTTTAAATGACGGCACCTGTCTGCCCGGTCAAGTGCTGTATAGCGACGAAACAGCAGATCTCGCGGTCGTAAAAATTGATAAAATCGGCTTAAAACCCATTCCTATGGCAAAACAGGATACAGTTGTATCCGGGAAAACTGCCATTGCCATTGGCACACCTATTTCGCTATCCATGCGAAATACAGTTACCAAAGGCATCATCTGCGGAATCAATGTAAGCATTCCCGGCTCATATTACAAGCTGACCCAAACCGATGCTGCCATTAATCCGGGAAACTCGGGCGGTCCGTTGTTAAATACCAAAGGCGAGCTTGTCGGTATTGTAAGCTCCAAATTTGTACATACCGATATTGACAATGTCGGCTTTGCTGTGCCAATCGATACGGTTCAATATGCTCTCGCGCAGTTTGAGCAAAACGGAAATATCAAGCGCCCTTCTGTCGCAATTGATTTAGAACCATCCTGGGAAGCTAAAATCGGCATTCCCACGCAAAAAGGACTTCTCGTTACTTCTGATAAAATACCGAATCTTCTGACAGGTGACGAAATCACAGCGGTCAACGGCATCCCGGTGCACAGCATTACCGATTGGAACGAGGCACTAAAGCAAACTTATACAGGCAATTCTTTTTGGGTGCATATTATTCGTAACGGCGTTGAATCCGATATAGAAATTCAAGGATAA
- a CDS encoding cold-shock protein — protein sequence MLIFSDLKPIVSTSRHISTNIITVYRKKSRGRYSLVRKQTESEDGTDVFAHFSAIQMDGYKTLEEGAEVTFEVAEGAKGPQATNIQKA from the coding sequence ATGCTGATTTTTTCGGATTTAAAACCCATCGTATCCACCTCTCGACATATTTCTACAAATATTATAACAGTTTACAGAAAAAAGTCAAGAGGAAGATACAGTCTTGTTCGCAAGCAGACCGAAAGTGAAGACGGTACAGATGTATTTGCTCACTTTTCAGCAATCCAGATGGATGGCTACAAGACTCTTGAAGAAGGAGCAGAAGTTACTTTTGAAGTAGCCGAAGGTGCGAAAGGTCCTCAGGCTACGAACATTCAGAAAGCATAA
- a CDS encoding spore maturation protein: protein MQLIGILSIPSIILGILWYGLYKRVKVYEAFMEGAGDGISTLLKIFPALLGLIVSVSMLRASGAFDLLARLCAPLTEKIGLPSPLLPLMLMRPISGSGAMAVITDIFKTHSPDSFTGLCASVMMGSTETTFYTIAVYYGAVGITKIRHTAKAAVIADLVGMFGSILAVRFILL from the coding sequence ATGCAACTGATAGGAATCTTGAGCATACCGTCCATTATTCTGGGTATCCTTTGGTACGGCTTATACAAACGCGTGAAAGTGTACGAGGCGTTTATGGAGGGCGCAGGGGACGGCATTTCGACCCTGCTGAAAATCTTTCCTGCCCTTTTGGGACTGATTGTATCGGTTTCCATGCTTCGGGCATCGGGGGCGTTTGATTTGCTGGCAAGGCTTTGCGCACCTTTGACCGAAAAAATCGGGCTTCCCTCCCCTTTGCTGCCGCTTATGCTGATGCGACCCATTTCGGGAAGCGGCGCCATGGCAGTTATTACCGATATTTTTAAAACCCACTCACCCGATTCCTTTACAGGACTTTGTGCCTCGGTTATGATGGGCTCGACCGAAACTACTTTTTACACCATTGCGGTCTATTACGGTGCTGTGGGCATAACAAAAATCCGCCACACGGCAAAGGCTGCCGTTATAGCGGATTTAGTTGGTATGTTCGGGTCGATACTTGCGGTGCGGTTTATTCTACTGTAA
- a CDS encoding ParB/RepB/Spo0J family partition protein encodes MVMKKRGLGRGLGVNALIPEVAEPVVLNRETSVLPINEIEPNREQPRKNFDPEKIEALAESVKEHGIVQPLIVTKEEGYYRIVAGERRWRAAKKAGLKEVPVVIREYTAQEAEEIALIENLQREDLNPIEEALGYKQLMEKFNLTQETVAQKIGKSRSGIANALRLLSLPEKTAKLVQDGVLSVGHAKVLLGADAKQIDALAKEVVEKDLNVRQTEALMNQKPKKEKAKPIKDQNFENAVADSQKKMENKYGTKVKIQYSNGYKGKIELNFKDMKQMISLLDALLK; translated from the coding sequence ATGGTAATGAAAAAAAGAGGGCTTGGCAGAGGCTTGGGTGTCAACGCACTGATTCCCGAGGTAGCAGAGCCGGTTGTTCTGAACAGGGAAACCAGTGTGTTGCCGATTAATGAAATTGAACCCAACCGGGAACAGCCCAGAAAGAATTTTGACCCTGAAAAAATAGAGGCATTGGCGGAGTCTGTGAAGGAGCATGGCATTGTTCAGCCGCTTATTGTAACCAAAGAAGAGGGGTATTACCGCATTGTTGCAGGGGAACGGCGCTGGAGAGCCGCAAAAAAAGCGGGCTTAAAAGAAGTGCCGGTTGTGATTCGTGAATACACAGCGCAGGAAGCAGAGGAAATCGCTTTGATTGAAAATCTGCAAAGAGAAGATTTGAATCCCATTGAAGAGGCGCTCGGTTATAAGCAGTTGATGGAAAAATTCAATCTGACCCAGGAAACGGTGGCGCAGAAAATCGGCAAGAGCCGTTCGGGAATTGCCAATGCACTTCGCTTGCTGTCTCTTCCCGAGAAAACCGCAAAACTCGTGCAGGATGGTGTGTTGAGCGTTGGCCATGCAAAGGTATTGCTCGGTGCAGATGCAAAGCAAATTGATGCTCTTGCGAAAGAGGTTGTGGAAAAGGATTTAAATGTTCGTCAGACCGAAGCACTGATGAATCAGAAACCGAAAAAAGAAAAGGCGAAGCCTATAAAAGATCAGAATTTTGAAAATGCCGTAGCTGATTCGCAGAAGAAAATGGAAAATAAATACGGCACAAAGGTTAAAATTCAGTATTCCAACGGCTATAAAGGCAAAATTGAGCTGAATTTTAAAGATATGAAGCAAATGATTTCTTTGTTGGATGCATTGTTAAAATAA
- a CDS encoding helix-turn-helix transcriptional regulator, which yields MINSVSLFTCGVCIAPENWFTKNIPTPYRLYYIRGGSAYFSFGAEEFKLRKNHFYLFPSSLPFVIRQDPHDRLDHLFYNFLLSPSVMSANPISADIHTHPLFEKFLEIMEITAWNYAQNKTTENKDIAAKVLEAFLTLFFSVNPISKSENNDILASITYMETNYMHDITIKEIASGLFLSEDYFIRKFKASIGMTPYAYLSKLRLSIANELIASGVSLTDAAKATGFKYVSSLSHALKKKS from the coding sequence ATGATAAATTCCGTCTCTCTTTTTACTTGCGGAGTGTGTATTGCACCTGAAAATTGGTTCACCAAAAATATTCCGACACCCTACAGACTCTATTACATTCGCGGTGGCTCTGCATATTTTAGTTTTGGTGCCGAGGAATTTAAACTCCGCAAAAACCACTTTTATCTTTTCCCCTCTTCTCTTCCTTTTGTCATAAGACAAGACCCGCACGACAGACTTGACCACCTTTTTTACAACTTTTTGCTCTCCCCTTCGGTTATGTCGGCAAATCCCATATCCGCCGATATCCACACACACCCGTTATTTGAAAAATTTCTTGAAATAATGGAAATAACTGCATGGAATTATGCACAGAACAAGACAACCGAAAACAAGGACATTGCGGCCAAAGTTTTAGAGGCATTTTTAACTCTTTTCTTTTCTGTAAATCCGATTTCAAAGTCGGAAAACAATGACATTTTAGCAAGCATTACATATATGGAAACCAACTATATGCACGACATAACCATTAAAGAAATTGCATCCGGTTTATTTTTAAGCGAAGATTATTTTATAAGAAAGTTCAAAGCTTCAATAGGAATGACGCCTTACGCCTATTTATCCAAGCTTCGCCTCAGCATTGCCAATGAACTAATTGCAAGCGGTGTGTCGCTTACAGATGCCGCAAAAGCCACGGGCTTTAAGTATGTTTCCTCCCTAAGCCACGCACTGAAGAAAAAATCATAA